In the genome of Vicia villosa cultivar HV-30 ecotype Madison, WI linkage group LG7, Vvil1.0, whole genome shotgun sequence, one region contains:
- the LOC131616856 gene encoding uncharacterized protein LOC131616856, whose amino-acid sequence MKHYDDYNNQRQSVTSIFARETRESEELYKIHLACSLDCTRYLIAQGIAFRGHDESSTSLKKGNFREMVDWVKSNDEKVRDAFDHGPKNCTMTSDDIQKELATCCAHEVTKVIMEELGDRKFFMLIDESRDISVKEQMAVMLRFLNDKGKVVERFISLHDVKYTTSEALKDALYGILDRHTLSISRIRGKGYDGASNMRGEFNGLQRKILDENPYGFYVHCYAHRLQLVVVSVASSCSSIHDFFELASGEISQGKGLHQSSSLDRLGDTRWGSHYTTLIRLDQMWSSMLEVLSTVDEDGRGPSQAAGLIENLESFLICFHFEAYVKVVCIPVPNMDEEIPIWSRSRREGRTATNLHHYRAEIFYVAIDKICVEMDHWFSEGSNIVLDFFSCIDPKNSFFKFDVDKLARLANVYHAGFSDDDRGTIKEQLETYMVQTEKHLVFPLVYKLIELALILPVSTASVERA is encoded by the exons ATGAAACACTATGACGATTATAATAATCAGAGACAAAGTGTGACAAGTATCTTTGCTAGAGAAACTAGGGAATCAGAAGAATTGTATAAGATCCATTTAGCTTGTTCTTTAGATTGTACTAGATATCTCATAGCACAAGGCATTGCTTTCCGTGGCCATGATGAAAGCTCTACTTCTCTAAAAAAGGGAAATTTTAGAGAGATGGTGGATTGGGTAAAATCTAATGACGAAAAAGTGAGAGATGCTTTTGATCATGGTCCAAAAAATTGCACAATGACTTCCGATGACATTCAAAAGGAGCTTGCAACGTGTTGTGCACATGAAGTTAccaaggtgattatggaagagcttgGTGATAGAAAATTCTTTATGCTTATTGATGAGTCACGTGATATATCTGTCAAAGAACAAATGGCGGTGATGTTGAG aTTCTTGAACGACAAAGGGAAAGTTGTGGAACGATTTATTTCTCTACATGATGTCAAATATACTACATCAGAGGCATTAAAGGATGCTCTTTATGGTATTCTCGATCGTCACACGTTATCTATTTCAAGGATACGAGGGAAAGGATATGATGGCGCTTCAAATATGAGAGGTGAGTTTAATGGTTTACAAAGAAAGATTCTAGATGAAAACCCTTATGGTTTCTATGTCCATTGTTATGCTCACCGTTTGCAATTGGTGGTTGTGTCTGTTGCTAGTAGTTGCTCATCTATTCATGATTTCTTTGA ACTTGCGAGTGGTGAGATATCTCAAGGAAAGGGCTTACACCAATCATCTAGTCTCGATAGACTCGGGGATACTAGATGGGGTTCACATTATACTACCTTGATTCGTTTGGATCAGATGTGGTCCTCCATGTTAGAGGTGCTTAgtactgttgatgaagatggacgtGGACCATCTCAAGCGGCGGGTTTGATAGAAAATTTGGAGAGCTTTTTAATTTGCTTTCATTTTGAAGCttatgttaaagttgtttg TATTCCGGTGCCAAATATGGATGAAGAAATACCGATTTGGAGTCGTTCAAGAAGAGAAGGGAGGACTGCCACTAATCTTCACCATTACCGTGCAGAGATTTTTTATGTTGCTATTGACAAAATATGTGTGGAGATGGATCATTGGTTTAGTGAAGGAAGTAACATTGTGCTGGATTTCTTCTCATGTATTGACCCCAAGAACTCTTTTTTcaagtttgatgttgataagcTTGCCCGTCTTGCTAATGTTTATCATGCAGGCTTTTCTGATGATGACCGTGGAACAATAAAGGAGCAACTTGAGACTTAT atggttcaaactgagaaacaTTTGGTATTTCCATTGGTCTACAAGCTCATTGAGTTGGCTTTGATATTACCGGTGTCGACAGCATCTGTTGAAAGAGCATAA